The Spinacia oleracea cultivar Varoflay chromosome 2, BTI_SOV_V1, whole genome shotgun sequence DNA segment TTGAGTTTCCCTGATGGTCTGTTCCTATGTTGCTATTACATTGTTCACGTGTTGTTGGTTTGGTTTGTAGTTCCATGCCTTAcgttgttttgacaggtttaaGAATCAATGTGAATATGTGATATGTTCATCTTCACTTACTTATTGTTCACTTCCCGAGATTCTTATCAAACTTTTATTATTACTGATTCCTATTGACTAAATTTGTATTAGAGCTCGAGTCGTTTTTCCTGGTGTATCAAAGTGTGTTTAGGTGTGAATTTGATcactgtgttttgaatttgacaGTTGCTCCAGAGATAAAGATAACTGTATCATAGAATTTGTGAACCTTTGTCGGGATAATATGTGCGATGGCAGTTTGATTATTTTGGTGGAAAATGTAGAACCCAGAGGGCAAGTTGCCTAATTTTCTGGTTGATGATTAATGATTCATGAGTGCAGTCCCATAATAGATGCTTGAAGTGTCTCCAACTTTGAGTAGTTTCTCCTTGGTTTTCAACCTTCCCAAGCTTGCTAACCATGATATGAAACCAACTTTCTAAGTGAAATTGAGCCGACCAACTCTCATCTATGTGCTTATATTATATTTCAACATTAAGAATTCAGAAACAAGTCATAATCCATATAACTGGTGCCTTTGAGCTCCTTCCTTGATATCTTTTTCTGAATTCAGAATTCTCTATTTGAGCGAGCTACATTACCCCTGATGTGCTTTTTGTTCAAAATTCGCTGTCTTTCATATTCCTCTTCCCATCTCTGCAGTAGACAGACAATTCCAACAAATTATAAGTAATTGACATCTACTGATCTACGCATAAAAATTCAGAATAGGAAGTGTCAAACACAGTCCGTTAGTTGCCCACCTGCCTCAATGTGTTCAATCTGTAGAGGTTTTTGCCCTTAATTAGAAGGAGATTGTCATTTTCAATGTTTCATGTGTTGTTGTTAAGTTGTTCCTATATTGTTGTTTTGGTTTGTAGTTCCATGCCTTAAGTTGTTTTGCCAAgtttaatccaaaataaaatcTCTCAAATATAAAACTATATCTCTCTAATATCTCTAAACATCATATCTTAGAACATACAGATTAACTGCttagaacatgtagcttaactgttagaacatataggaataatgtacagaacatatagcttcacttgttagaacatataattcaattgttagaacatatatacATTGTTTATAACAGAACTAAATTTGTTTCATGTGATGCAGGGTAATCGAAACTCACAACAATAGAGAAACTAAAGCTAACCTCAATGAAGAAACCGATGTTAATGTGAACAAAGAACAAGAGGAAGTGAATAAGAAACATAACAAACTAAGGAAACATGTTGCAAAGAGGAAAGAGAGTACAAAAATTGTTGTTAGAGATGTCAAGAAGCACAAGTCTATAGTTGAGGTGCGTTCGGGGTCACAAGACTGCATAGAAGTGGATAACAATTCAAGGTCGGTGAAGAAGGAGGAAAGACTTTTGATCCAAAGAATACCAGCAAATTGGTTCATGGCACTTATTCCTAAAATTCCCAGACAACACAGAGCTTCCATTAGGAAGATAGGCTTTGGTGCCTTGATTTGCATATTGGTGCCCATAAGTCAAAGTTTTCTGTTGAACTTGTAACAAGCTTAGACACCAACAGAGTTACTTTGGTCATGTATAGCAAAGAAGAAATAGATATTGAGTTGGATGACATACACCTTGTCTTATGTTCTAAACTAGCATTGCATATGTTCTGAATTAACATTGCATATGTTCTAAACTAATGTTGCTTATGTTATGAATTAACATTGCTTATGTTCTAAAGGTTTACATGTGTGTTCTGGGCTTccatttttgtttatttacataattttttgtcaacaatgaataacttgtttgaatattttttaaaacctattagctcaaatggtagagcaatgtgccattgcacatggatgtaggttcaaatcctacataggttgttCTATATAAGTTAAATACATTTAAAGCCTTTTCGTCCGTGTTCTAAAAAGTTAAGTCTCGTGTTCTAAATACTTTTTCATATGTTCAAGAATTTAAGAGAAATGATAATTCACATttcaatgataataataataataataataataataataataataataataataataataataataataaataaataaataaataaataaataaataaataaatttaatgtgTAATGTATTTAACctcttttattttaaaagttGAAATATATATAATGAAATTCAATATTTTAAAATACGTGTTGCTTATGTTCTAAATGTTTGTGACTTCATGTTCTAAAAACAAAAGCTAATGTTCCAAAAACTGATACTTATGTTCTAAATTAAATAGAACtgattcaaaagtaaataaaagtgATTCAAAAGTAAAGAATCATCAAATACGAGTTAATACCATAAACGGAATACAAAGAattgcctatgtaggattcgaacctacatcattgtgcaagcgcacaaagctctaccaattgagctaataggcatcACTTGACCAACAAACTTACAGCAGCAGAAGgccaacatcaacaacaataaGAATCAACTAGGCAGGAAGTCATCATCACTGGTCCCAGTTGACAAAACACAACAATAAGGTCTTACCTCGTCTTCCTTCCATCCCCCAAAAAGCTTATTATACGATTCTTCTGTTGGAAATCTATGATAATGTCAAATAGGAGCATAAAGATATGCAATTCTACGAGAGATAAAATAACTAGGCCAACCTTATGGGTctgcttgatttttttttctagcAAAACCAGACCTTCGGGTTGCTACCTGTGCTACCAGATACGATTTGATGGCTGACACGTGACTTCTCTTCTTCCTGCTTTTCTGCATTGGGGTCAAAGTTGTTGATTTGTATCAAGTAAAGCATTTAGACAATTGATAAGCAATTGTTAATCTTGATTAATATCAATCATGTTCCCATTGAAATTCACCTCCAGCAAATTGTTCATAAACCATTTCAACAGTAACAAAAAGTCATATGTTCTAAAAGCCATGGCAAATGTTCTAAAAAACCATAGCAAATGTTCTAAAAGCCATAGAAAATGTTCTAAACCTTAACCCATATGTTCTGAAAACCATAGCAAATGTTCTAAAACTCAAATCATATGTTTTAAAACTTTAACCATATGTTCGAAAAATATGGCAAATGCTTTATAAACCAAAAATATGCATcaaaatattctttttttttacgaacgatTACAGACATATAAGATATTTATGCAACTAGTATGGCTGCATGAGGATTCATATTCTAATCTCGTTGTAACAACTAGTATGGGTGCATGAGGATTCATAATCTAATCCGATAGAACATTATGTTAAACTTTCAGAACATGTAAAGCAATAATTCAGAATATAAAAAACAATTGAAAATAAGAACAACTATACAAAAAACTAGAATCAAGTATTCAGAACAAAAATACTATTACTCAGAACATTGGAACGATTATTCAGAACATGTAATGCAACCATTCAGAACATGAAGAACAATTTCTCAGAAAAATGAGAGCAAATATACAGAACACTAGAAACAACTGTACAGAACATAAATCACTATTATTCAGAACATTTAAAACGATTATTCAGAACATTAAATATAAGACACATTAATAAGAAAACTCACTGGATTTCGTCAATGATGAGGTCGGACTAGGATGAAGTTCCGATGACATTGCTAAAtctgtaaataagaatttgaacACAGAAATTAAAATACGAACTGAGAAGAACAATtcgataattaaaaaaattaaacaacaacaaatccaaaaatcaaaaaaataaatcaaaaacaaattagGAAATCAAAAAACTAAATCAAAAACATCACaggaaatcaaaactaaatcaaaaaatcaaaagcaaaATAGATCAATAACAAAATCAGAATTCAGTaatcaaaaacaaatttaaaaacACAGCTCAATAATCAcgtaatcaacaaaattttaaagcGCAAATCGACAATTTAATaatcacgtaatcagcaaaattTAAAAAGGCAGCTAAATAATCACGCAATTGGCAATTAGAtaatcaacaattcaataattttgaTAAAAAGAATAATTACGGATCAGATGTAAAATTAGGTCGAAAATCAGCAAATAATAACTTAAATATGAAAAACAAAATTGCGAAATTGATAAAATACCTTTAAATAAGCAATTAGATGAATGTATTCGAGAAtatgattgaattctaaagcAAATTTGAAGATCAAATCGACCTTGATTGAGGTCCTACAATGGCGGCATGgtgaagagagagaagagagaaaacaaGGAGAAAGGagagtttagagagagaaagaaatcagCGTGAGAAGGAAAAAAATCAGATGGGTATATATTCAAAGAATTTACAAAAATGCCATTAGTAATCCCTTGATTTTCAGCGGTTAGATTAGAAACGATCCAAAGGTCAAGAATTATTCTCATATAAGATTGTGTTCTCACATAGAAGGGGTGTTCTCACATGagcctttatatatatatatatatatatatatatatatatatatatatgtatatatatatatatatatatatatatatatatatatatatacacacacacgcacacacacacacacacacaaaatgaGTTTTTTAAGGAGCATTCAGAGCGTCCACATACGATTTCCATGTCATCAAATACTAATATTATTTCAtacttattaaaaaataaaaatagacaaTAAAGACccagtaaaagataataagagataaagattaataaaactcagtaaaaaaaagataataagagaaaaataaaaatagataaataaagacccaataaaagataataagagataaagataaataaaactcaGTAAAAAAAGAATAAGAGAAATATAAAAACATATAAATAAAGGTCTGGCAAAAGATaatccctccgttcctaaataagtgtcacttttctatttttggcgttcccttataagtgtccaatttctatttttgaacatgtacttttcccacttttccatacatttttcacacttttccatacactttttccacttttctactccctccgtcccggaatactcgacccggtttgaccggcacagagtttaagggacttgaattgacttatttaatttaataggtagtagttgatagtggggtattattttaatatagttagtgggaaaggTGTAAagggggtggggttgggggagagtaggggttgaatttttaattattttttgtatggagtagggggtatgtgggttaataggggtggagcgagaaataatataatattgttagaatatttccatttttagaaacaggtcaagtattaagggacggcccgataaggaaaacaggtttAGTAttacgggacggagggagtataaatcataattacttttacttacacattctacacttttcgaCTTTTCAATCCCTACatacacttttatttgtactttattcaattaaacaattatctactttatcctttCCCAAAATAAACCATTCCCAATCATTAACTCTTATGCACTTTACAATTTTCTTAAACACCGTGCCGAGGCCCaaaagtgacacttatttaggaacggagggagtaataagagataaattttgaaaattattaaaaGATAATGAAACTTAGTGAAAGATAAtaacagaaaaataaaatagataaataaagacccGGTAAAAcataataagagataaattttaaatttttttaatagataaataaagacccGTTAAAACTGTCATACTCATTGATCATAAAAACAATCACTGTTCTAACTATCgcttaaagttgaaaaaaaatctcataaaaAAATGAATTCGCACGTACTTTAAATCTAGTCTAGTACAATGTACAAGGCCCTGTTGTTTAGagctgaacttaactgaactgaactgaactgaactaaactgaactgaatgctcctgaactgaactgaatttgaCTTAACTTAATATTACTGAATTGAAATAacgaataataaataataaataatgaataataaataataaataataaataataaataataaataattatattaaattaataataaataataaataataaataattaataattaataattaataattaataattaataattaataattaataattaataattaataattaacgattaataattaataattaataattaataattaataattaataattaataatttataattaatgtttaataattaataatcaatgattaataattaataattaataattaataattaataattaataattaatgattaataattattaattaataattaataattaataattaataattaataattaataattaataattaataattaataattaataattaataattaataattaataattaataattaataattaataattaataattaataattaataattaataattaataattaataattaataattaataattaataattaataattaataattaataattaataattaataattaataattaataattaataattaataattaataattaataattaataattaataattaataattaataattaataattaataattaataattaataattaataattaataattaataattaataattaataattaataattaataattaataattaataattaataattaataattaataattaataattaataattaataattaataattaataattaataattaataattaataattaataattaataattaataattaataattaataattaataattaataattaataattaataattaataattaatcattaatcattaataattaataattaataattaataattaataattaataattaatcattaataattaataattaataattaataattaataattaataattaataattaattacttaataataataaatgataattaataattaataattaattacttaataataataaatgataattaataactaaataataaataataattaataacgaaataattaataattaataactaactaataaataattattaatacatattaaattaataaacaataataatatatggtaaataataaattataattaataataaattaataggaAACAATAAGTTatgtataataataataaataataattataatattaataatgataataataataataataataataataagaataataataataataataagttgaTTTGAATTGAATGCTCCTGGACTGAACTGAACCGCAAAATAAGTcgtgaaactgaaattaagccaaaaagaacagtgCCTAAGTAACGCCCGTGATTTGCAGAATTATTAgggcgccacgtaggattactattggtttcggccaatgaaaaataagatttctaatttaactttgaattaaaaaaatcgagtgccacgtagataattaattattttccacatagatattttaattatttatttattaatatatacaaatccataaaaaatcaaacactctaataattaaaaaatacatctaaaataaaaatcatccaaaatcaaacactaatctaaaataatattcaatccaaaatcaaacactaatccaatattagagcgccacgtaggaaatctaatgctttcggccaatgaaaaataagatttcaaaattatttttgaatcaaAAAAGTcgaggtgccacgtagatatttttattaattaattattaatatatattacGTATATGCAATTtcgtccaaaatcaaacactataataattaaaaattaaatataaaatgaaatacaatccaaaataaaaaaaaatctaatataatatataaaagatagaaattggtatatgtaggagttttattttaacttaacaatttaatagaatattACACATagtacaatttcatccaaaatcaaatacactaaaattaaaaaataaatctaaaatgagatataatccaaaatcaaaaactaatctaatatataaaagatAGCAATTGGTATATATAagtgttttattttaacttaataatttacTAGAATTCATGCATCGCATCGGCCAAAATCTAGGTAGTGTTTGGCCAAGCTTCTAGGAGAGTTTCTATGACCCAAAAGTTGAAAGATGTTTCTACTTCTTGAGAAGCCCAAAAGTGTTTCTAGTAGGGGTAGAAGGAGAAGCTCCAAATTGGAGCTTCTGAAAACTGTTTCTCGGGGAGATACTTTCCCCTTTAATGAAACTTTTCAGCAGTCCACTTTAACAAACAGAAAACCTTAT contains these protein-coding regions:
- the LOC110779851 gene encoding uncharacterized protein, whose amino-acid sequence is MIGVEKQYERRSKNKHDKLAKNPDDNEEVIETHNNRETKANLNEETDVNVNKEQEEVNKKHNKLRKHVAKRKESTKIVVRDVKKHKSIVEVRSGSQDCIEVDNNSRSVKKEERLLIQRIPANWFMALIPKIPRQHRASIRKIGFGALICILVPISQSFLLNL